In Papaver somniferum cultivar HN1 chromosome 1, ASM357369v1, whole genome shotgun sequence, a genomic segment contains:
- the LOC113297689 gene encoding protein WEAK CHLOROPLAST MOVEMENT UNDER BLUE LIGHT 1-like: MHSSTGTISTAPNESSSENGVGAEYFGKFSEENAIKAIQNAYGSPETANCVDAQRAVIDTAAPFESVKEVVSKFGGITSWKAYKIQAKRCNSIEHELENVTVELPRYKKESDMAKDSSEEVMRNLDSTKKLIQELNVNLERAEIEERQAKMESEIAKLKVGAMERGVADEVNVEAKAELEAKHAVVLEELKSVKSELEKLQVEYASLVAEKDAVAKKAVEVASESQDVNKVVNELTHELMSTKESLESAHAAHLKAEEKTIVAAIKRDQDSLNWAKELKQAEDKLERLNQTVVSEKDLRPKLSSASALLVELKSELAAYADAKLDQESGKDNQGGLHSAVSSSEEELGKLRSNIEKAKTDANFLQMAAQSLNSELKNQKSELVTLRQREGIATVMVASLEDDLKNITSDLGVVQMKERDARENMTAAADLPKKLQEVSQEATQAKSLAEAANKELQQARKEVDEVRASSNTMRSRMIAVQKEIEASKESERLALEAVKALQQSQLAAATNAGDGNSTISMVTLSVEEYYTLSKQTYEAEERARRKVEAAVSQIEFAKESELRTLAKLEEVNKEISLKKEELKNAMREAEKAEGGKLSMEQKLREWRAQQEQQRRNGDDDQEIARSLSTNAAADKNATSILAVLDKSNSVAGSETGTDSSPDKEGRKKKKKRLFPRIMMFFSKKKTLTPESLVL; encoded by the exons ATGCATTCGTCAACTGGAACCATTTCCACAGCTCCTAATGAAAGCTCATCTGAGAATGGTGTAGGAGCTGAATATTTTGGGAAATTTAGTGAAGAAAATGCAATTAAAGCTATACAAAATGCTTATGGTAGTCCAGAGACGGCTAATTGTGTAGATGCACAAAGAGCAGTGATTGATACTGCAGCACCTTTTGAGTCTGTAAAAGAAGTTGTAAGCAAGTTTGGAGGAATCACCAGTTGGAAAGCTTATAAAATCCAAGCAAAG AGATGTAACTCCATAGAACATGAGCTTGAGAATGTAACAGTAGAGCTTCCCAGGTATAAGAAAGAGTCTGACATGGCTAAAGATTCGAGTGAAGAAGTAATGAGAAATCTTGACAGCACCAAGAAACTAATACAAGAGCTAAATGTGAACCTAGAGAGAGCAGAGATCGAAGAGCGCCAAGCGAAAATGGAATCAGAAATTGCCAAGCTTAAGGTAGGCGCAATGGAACGCGGGGTTGCTGATGAGGTTAATGTTGAAGCTAAGGCTGAGCTAGAGGCTAAGCATGCTGTTGTACTCGAAGAATTGAAATCTGTAAAAAGCGAGTTGGAGAAATTGCAGGTTGAGTATGCTTCTTTAGTAGCTGAGAAGGATGCGGTTGCGAAGAAAGCTGTGGAAGTTGCATCTGAGTCGCAAGATGTAAATAAGGTGGTAAATGAACTGACTCACGAGCTAATGAGTACGAAAGAATCACTTGAATCTGCACATGCGGCACATTTGAAGGCAGAGGAGAAAACTATTGTAGCAGCTATTAAAAGAGATCAAGATTCTCTCAATTGGGCAAAGGAGTTGAAGCAGGCAGAAGATAAGCTTGAGAGACTAAACCAAACAGTTGTATCTGAAAAGGATCTCAGGCCGAAACTAAGTTCCGCATCGGCTTTGCTGGTGGAGCTAAAATCCGAATTAGCAGCTTATGCCGATGCTAAACTAGACCAAGAAAGTGGCAAGGATAACCAGGGGGGTTTGCACTCAGCAGTTTCTTCAAGCGAAGAAGAGCTCGGAAAACTGAGAAGCAACATAGAGAAGGCAAAAACAGATGCGAACTTTCTACAGATGGCTGCGCAATCACTTAACTCAGAGCTCAAAAATCAAAAGTCAGAACTTGTCACCTTGAGACAGAGAGAAGGAATTGCAACTGTAATGGTCGCATCTCTTGAGGATGATTTAAAGAACATCACATCAGATTTGGGTGTAGTGCAGATGAAGGAAAGAGACGCGAGAGAAAATATGACTGCGGCGGCTGATCTTCCAAAGAAACTTCAAGAAGTATCTCAAGAAGCAACCCAAGCGAAGTCACTTGCTGAGGCGGCTAACAAAGAATTGCAGCAGGCAAGGAAAGAAGTCGATGAAGTGAGGGCAAGTTCAAATACCATGAGGAGTAGAATGATCGCAGTTCAGAAAGAGATAGAGGCTTCCAAGGAATCAGAAAGGCTGGCCTTAGAGGCGGTCAAGGCATTGCAGCAGAGTCAGTTGGCAGCTGCCACAAATGCTGGTGATGGCAACTCTACCATTTCCATGGTGACGCTTTCTGTAGAGGAATACTACACACTGAGCAAACAGACCTATGAAGCAGAAGAAAGAGCAAGGAGAAAAGTTGAAGCTGCTGTTTCCCAAATAGAATTCGCCAAGGAGTCAGAACTCAGAACCCTGGCAAAACTAGAAGAAGTGAATAAAGAGATAAGTTTAAAGAAGGAAGAATTGAAAAATGCAATGAGAGAGGCTGAAAAGGCTGAGGGGGGAAAACTGAGCATGGAGCAGAAGTTAAGAGAATGGAGGGCTCAACAAGAGCAACAACGAAGAAACGGTGATGACGATCAAGAAATCGCGAGAAGCCTTTCAACAAATGCTGCTGCTGATAAAAATGCTACTTCAATTCTAGCTGTGCTGGACAAAAGTAATAGTGTGGCTGGAAGTGAGACAGGTACGGACTCTTCCCCAGACAAAGaaggaaggaaaaagaagaagaaaagactaTTTCCACGAATTATGatgtttttttccaaaaagaaaactcTTACACCAGAATCTCTGGTATTATAA
- the LOC113297711 gene encoding photosystem I chlorophyll a/b-binding protein 5, chloroplastic-like produces MVVAMGSRGTLLPTSSSSLFSTFSNKNIYRNPSPFVTSPARSSTRFARTCVSAQERPTWLPGLDPPAYLNGTLAGDYGFDPLGLGEDPESLKWYVQAELVHARFAMAGVAGILLTDLLRVTRLVNLPIWYEAGAVKFEFASTTTLIIVQFLLMGFVETKRYMDFVSPGSQAQYGTFFGIEAALEGSENGYPGGPLFNPLGLARDAESARVWKLKEIKNGRLAMMAMLGIFVQANVTHAGPIDNLVKHLSNPLHATIIQTLAGSGS; encoded by the exons ATGGTTGTTGCAATGGGAAGTAGGGGAACCCTTCTACCTACCTCTTCTTCATCCTTATTCTCTACCTTCAGTAATAAGAACATATACAGAAACCCATCTCCTTTTGTTACCTCTCCTGCAAGATCTTCAACAAGATTTGCCCGAACCTGCGTCAGTGCCCAAGAACGCCCAACCTGGCTTCCTGGACTCGACCCACCTGCTTACCTCAACGGAAC TCTTGCTGGAGATTATGGTTTTGACCCACTCGGACTTGGAGAGGATCCAGAAAGTTTGAAGTGGTATGTACAGGCAGAACTTGTACATGCTCGCTTCGCCATGGCTGGTGTAGCCGGAATTCTACTCACCGAT TTACTTCGTGTTACAAGGCTCGTCAACCTTCCAATCTGGTATGAAGCAGGAGCCGTAAAGTTTGAGTTTGCCAGTACAACGACCCTCATAATTGTTCAGTTTCTTCTGATGGG GTTCGTCGAAACCAAAAGGTATATGGATTTTGTTAGTCCTGGATCCCAAGCACAGTATGGAACCTTCTTCGGCATTGAAGCAGCCTTAGAAGGATCCGAAAACGG CTACCCTGGTGGTCCATTATTCAACCCTCTTGGTCTGGCTAGAGACGCAGAAAGTGCCCGAGTCTGGAAACTCAAAGAGATTAAGAACG GACGTCTAGCAATGATGGCAATGCTTGGCATTTTTGTCCAAGCGAATGTGACTCATGCAGGTCCGATTGACAACCTCGTCAAACACCTCTCTAATCCTTTGCACGCAACTATTATTCAGACTCTTGCTGGCTCTGGTTCTTGA
- the LOC113297699 gene encoding protein CYPRO4-like, whose translation MGAASSREELEISDSDSDENYEDVEEEHEEEEEIEQKNSSSTSSGTKKPIDEIDEKLKALKLKYSSSSNKKAYSKNSVKLYLHIGGNTPNSKWITSEKLTTYSFVKSYDEDDDEEEGIWVLKIGSKIKAKVGTELQLKPFGDQCRVDFVSDGVWAVKFFDNESFRSFLSEFHDCLYENVYGFEATEENNVKVYGKDFMGWAKPEVADDSAWENAEDSLPSNSYVSDRSNQDLMEEFEEEANAGGGGIQSLALGALDNSFLVNNSGIQVVKNYSHGIHGKGVYVKFDSGGGNSSSRIGSSSSAYLTPKKALLMRAETNMLLMSPNTEGKPHATGLHQLDIETGKIVTGWKFDKDGVDITMRDITNDTKGSQLDPSESTFLGLDDNRLCRWDMRDRKGMVQNVANANTPVLHWSEGHQFSRGTNFQCFATTGDGSIVVGSIDGKIRLYSTTSMRQAKTAFPGLGSPITHVDVTFDGKWILGTTDTYLILICTLFTGKDGKTKTGFEGRMGNKIPAPRLLKLLPLHSHSAGADNKFHGGQFSWVTENGKQERHLVATVGKFSVIWNFQQVKNSAHSCYHNQEGLKSCYCYKIVPKDESIIDSRFMHDKYAVTDSPEAPLVVATPMKVSSISMSGGSRKR comes from the exons ATGGGTGCTGCATCAAGTCGTGAAGAATTGGAGATTTCAGATTCAGATTCAGATGAAAACTACGAAGATGtcgaagaagaacatgaagaagaagaagaaattgaacaaAAGAActcttcttcaacttcttcagGAACAAAGAAACCAATTGATGAGATTGATGAGAAACTCAAAGCCCTAAAATTGAAGTACTCTTCTTCGTCTAATAAAAAAGCCTATTCCAAGAACTCAGTCAAACTGTATCTTCATATCGGAGGTAATACGCCTAATTCTAAATGGATCACATCAGAAAAACTTACTACTTACTCATTTGTTAAATcatatgatgaagatgatgatgaggaagaagGGATTTGGGTTTTGAAAATTGGTTCAAAAATTAAAGCAAAAGTTGGTACAGAATTACAATTGAAACCGTTTGGTGATCAGTGTCGTGTTGATTTTGTTAGTGATGGTGTTTGGGCTGTGAAATTCTTTGATAATGAAAGTTTTAGAAGTTTTTTATCTGAATTTCATGATTGTTTGTATGAGAATGTTTATGGGTTTGAAGCTACTGAAGAAAATAACGTTAAAGTATATGGGAAAGATTTTATGGGTTGGGCTAAACCAGAAGTAGCCGATGATTCAGCTTGGGAAAATGCTGAAGATAGTTTACCTAGTAATAGTTATGTTTCTGATAGGAGTAATCAAGATCTGATGGAGGAATTTGAAGAAGAAGCAAATGCTGGTGGGGGTGGTATTCAGAGCTTGGCATTGGGCGCGTTGGATAACAGTTTTCTTGTGAATAATTCTGGTATTCAGGTTGTCAAGAATTATAGTCATGGGATTCATGGGAAAGGGGTTTATGTGAAATTTGATAGTGGTGGTGGGAATTCGAGTTCGAGGATTGGGTCGTCGAGCTCTGCGTATTTGACACCTAAGAAGGCTCTTCTAATGAGGGCTGAAACTAATATGCTTCTTATGAGTCCTAATACTGAAGGAAAACCTCATGCAACTGGTCTACATCAGTTGGATATTGAGACAGGGAAGATCGTCACTGGATGGAAATTCGATAAAGATGGAGTTGATATCACCATGAGAGATATAACTAATGATACCAAAGGGTCACAGTTAGATCCCTCAGAATCGACGTTTTTGGGTTTGGATGATAATAGGCTATGTCGATGGGATATGCGTGACAGAAAAGGGATGGTTCAGAATGTTGCAAATGCAAATACACCTGTTTTGCATTGGAGTGAAGGGCATCAGTTCTCAAGAGGGACTAATTTTCAGTGTTTTGCAACTACTGGTGATGGCTCAATTGTCGTTGGGTCTATTGATGGGAAGATACGTTTGTATTCGACTACTTCTATGCGTCAAGCAAAAACGGCATTTCCAGGACTTGGTTCACCCATTACTCATGTGGATGTTACTTTTGATGGGAAATGGATATTGGGTACAACTGACACTTATTTGATTCTTATTTGTACCTTGTTTACTGGGAAGGATGGCAAAACAAAGACTGGTTTCGAAGGTCGCATGGGAAACAAAATCCCTGCTCCGAGATTGTTGAAGCTACTTCCTTTGCATTCTCATTCTGCTGGCGCTGATAATAAATTCCACGGAGGTCAATTCTCATGG GTTACCGAAAATGGAAAACAGGAGCGTCACTTGGTGGCCACTGTTGGCAAGTTCAGTGTCATATGGAACTTTCAGCAAGTGAAGAACAGTGCTCACTCGTGCTACCATAACCAAGAAGGTTTGAAGAGTTGCTACTGCTACAAGATCGTCCCCAAGGATGAATCTATCATTGATAGTCGCTTCATGCATGATAAATATGCAGTTACTGATTCTCCTGAGGCACCACTAGTTGTTGCAACCCCAATGAAAGTCAGCTCCATCAGCATGAGCGGCGGCAGCAGAAAGAGATGA